The proteins below come from a single Chroogloeocystis siderophila 5.2 s.c.1 genomic window:
- the hflX gene encoding GTPase HflX produces the protein MPIETIYGNLQGLKSSQIKQLQRLYQQRLPGDRPTTPEFAQRLAAISTEINQPVCTYVNRRGQVIRVGVGTPRQTQIPPLELPRYGAERLSGIRCIATQLKSEPPSEAALTAMALQRLDVLAVLNITGSGFQRRGGGATGYVKETYLAHLVPSSEETETDTQQTRTSPLASWNVSQPLSLDVLSNQDFLDLVEGLEAEFQREYVATQVDSDRDRVLIVGVQTDTLTPQAFQDTLDELARLVDTAGGEVLQTFRQKRSRPHPQTAVGEGKVQEIALTAQTLGANLIVFDRDLSPAQVRNLETQIGIRVVDRTEVILDIFAQRARTRAGKLQVELAQLEYMLPRLTGRGQAMSRLGGGIGTRGPGETKLETERRAIARRIARLQEEVNQLQAHRSRLRQQRQHREVPSVAIVGYTNAGKSTLLNALTNAEVYTADQLFATLDPTTRRLVVPDVGGKPQAIVLTDTVGFIHELPASLMDAFRATLEEVTEADALLHVVDLSHPAWQSQIRSVMSILSEMPITPGPMLIALNKVDRVDSDTLAVAQEEFPQAVYISASDRLGLETLRQRLGQLVRYAVAPS, from the coding sequence GTGCCTATCGAGACTATTTACGGTAATCTTCAAGGTTTAAAGTCCAGCCAGATTAAGCAACTACAACGGCTGTATCAACAACGCCTACCAGGCGATCGCCCGACAACACCAGAATTTGCCCAGCGTTTGGCAGCAATTAGCACCGAAATTAATCAACCGGTGTGTACCTATGTAAATCGTCGGGGACAAGTAATTCGTGTAGGGGTTGGTACGCCACGTCAAACTCAAATTCCACCACTAGAACTACCACGCTATGGTGCAGAACGTCTTAGTGGTATTCGCTGCATTGCTACGCAACTCAAATCTGAACCACCCAGCGAAGCGGCGTTAACTGCAATGGCGCTGCAAAGATTAGATGTTCTAGCGGTACTCAACATCACAGGGTCAGGATTTCAACGTCGTGGTGGTGGAGCAACAGGATATGTTAAAGAAACTTATCTGGCGCATTTGGTTCCTAGTAGCGAAGAAACAGAAACTGATACACAGCAGACGCGCACTTCACCGCTAGCGAGTTGGAATGTGTCACAACCACTCAGTTTAGATGTTCTGAGTAATCAGGATTTTCTTGATTTAGTTGAAGGACTCGAAGCTGAATTTCAGCGCGAATACGTTGCAACGCAAGTAGATAGCGACCGTGATCGCGTACTCATTGTAGGCGTCCAAACTGACACTCTCACACCACAAGCGTTTCAAGATACTTTAGATGAATTAGCGCGATTAGTTGATACCGCTGGGGGAGAAGTTTTACAAACATTCCGCCAAAAGCGATCGCGTCCGCATCCGCAAACCGCTGTTGGTGAAGGAAAAGTGCAAGAAATTGCTTTAACTGCACAAACGCTAGGTGCTAACTTAATTGTCTTTGACCGCGATCTTTCACCCGCGCAAGTCCGCAACTTAGAAACGCAAATCGGAATTCGCGTTGTTGACCGCACTGAAGTCATTTTAGACATTTTTGCCCAACGCGCTCGCACGCGGGCGGGTAAATTACAAGTCGAACTTGCCCAGCTTGAATATATGCTGCCGCGACTGACAGGGCGGGGTCAAGCGATGTCGCGACTTGGTGGTGGGATTGGAACTCGCGGACCTGGTGAAACAAAACTAGAAACCGAACGCCGCGCGATCGCCAGACGGATTGCAAGATTACAAGAAGAAGTCAATCAACTACAAGCGCATCGATCACGTCTGCGACAACAGCGCCAACATCGCGAAGTTCCTTCAGTGGCGATCGTTGGCTATACGAACGCAGGAAAGTCTACACTACTCAATGCACTGACTAATGCGGAAGTTTACACAGCGGATCAGTTATTTGCAACGCTTGATCCAACGACACGCCGTTTGGTAGTTCCCGATGTGGGTGGAAAACCGCAAGCCATAGTATTAACAGACACGGTGGGCTTTATCCACGAACTTCCAGCGTCACTCATGGATGCATTTCGCGCCACGCTTGAAGAAGTGACAGAAGCCGATGCGTTACTTCATGTTGTCGATCTTTCGCATCCAGCATGGCAAAGTCAAATTCGGTCAGTGATGAGTATTTTGTCGGAAATGCCTATAACTCCAGGACCCATGCTGATTGCTTTGAACAAAGTTGATCGCGTTGATAGTGATACGTTAGCCGTCGCGCAAGAAGAGTTTCCGCAAGCAGTGTATATTTCTGCAAGCGATCGCTTAGGATTAGAAACTCTCCGCCAACGCCTCGGACAACTTGTGCGCTACGCGGTTGCGCCTAGCTAA